The following proteins come from a genomic window of Maribacter sp. HTCC2170:
- a CDS encoding cold-shock protein — MAKSQQTFNKSEKEKKRLKKREEKQKKKLARKAAAKESGGGIPLAYVDFNGNLVDTPPDPSLKVEIEAEDIVLGIPKKEEGDEEKFDPVRNGKVSFYDSSKGFGFIIDSVDQQKYFTHVSGLIDEIVENDTVSFELEKGMRGMNAVRVKKI; from the coding sequence ATGGCAAAGTCTCAACAGACATTTAACAAAAGTGAAAAAGAAAAAAAGCGTTTAAAAAAACGTGAAGAAAAGCAAAAGAAAAAACTAGCGCGCAAGGCTGCGGCCAAAGAAAGCGGAGGAGGTATACCCTTGGCTTATGTTGATTTTAATGGTAATTTAGTGGACACCCCGCCGGATCCATCGCTGAAGGTTGAAATCGAGGCTGAGGATATTGTTTTAGGAATTCCTAAAAAAGAAGAAGGTGATGAAGAAAAATTTGACCCAGTAAGAAATGGTAAGGTTTCCTTTTATGATTCTTCAAAAGGGTTTGGTTTTATCATTGATTCAGTTGATCAACAAAAGTATTTTACGCACGTCAGTGGTTTAATCGATGAGATTGTAGAAAATGATACGGTTTCTTTTGAACTTGAAAAAGGAATGCGTGGAATGAACGCAGTAAGGGTTAAAAAGATTTAA